The following DNA comes from Amycolatopsis albispora.
TTCGGCGCCGCCGACCCACTTGGCGATCCACTGCAGCTCGCCGGGCAGTTCGATCCCCATCAGTTCTGCCCGCCCATCTTGCCGAGGCCGCGCTTGACGCCCTGGTCGGTGCCCTCGTACCGGTCGGCGGCCGTGTCGAGCGCCTTCCTGGTGTCCTCGATCGCCTTCGCCAGTTGGAAGAACTTCGTCTCCGCCAGCTTCACCGCGGGGAGGTAGCCCTTC
Coding sequences within:
- a CDS encoding WXG100 family type VII secretion target, translated to MADIDVEPDVVRAAAPKFSAVSDGVTKAKNDLWAKGQGEGAPWGDDEAGEEFAKGYLPAVKLAETKFFQLAKAIEDTRKALDTAADRYEGTDQGVKRGLGKMGGQN